From a region of the Nitrososphaerales archaeon genome:
- a CDS encoding transposase — protein sequence MYRQFYERTNQYAFIDFSEALRRNHSKLPLFFDNARWHTGQKVQEYLLRMERDIKTVLFPSYSPELNPIEIQWREIRKALGNKFFRDTEEMIEYMFNIVPTSAVPMIKLFYYLTP from the coding sequence CTGTACCGCCAGTTCTATGAAAGGACGAATCAGTATGCATTCATTGATTTTAGTGAAGCGTTGAGGAGAAATCATAGCAAATTACCGCTGTTCTTCGATAATGCAAGATGGCATACGGGACAGAAGGTGCAGGAGTATCTGTTAAGGATGGAGCGTGATATCAAAACTGTGCTCTTTCCAAGCTATTCACCAGAACTGAATCCGATAGAGATACAGTGGAGGGAAATCAGAAAAGCATTGGGAAACAAGTTCTTCAGAGATACAGAAGAAATGATAGAGTACATGTTCAACATAGTGCCAACAAGTGCTGTTCCTATGATAAAGTTATTCTATTATCTAACGCCTTGA
- a CDS encoding winged helix-turn-helix domain-containing protein: TTRMVIEHVRRKYGIEYRERGMRDVLHKLGFSSKKPRPTHYKANRKYWSAFKKTPVRLSENTLQKDTKHSVLTSQPTAYLR, from the coding sequence GGACTACAAGGATGGTCATCGAGCATGTAAGGAGGAAGTATGGTATAGAGTACAGGGAAAGGGGCATGAGGGACGTACTTCATAAACTGGGATTCTCAAGCAAGAAGCCAAGGCCAACTCATTACAAGGCAAATAGGAAGTATTGGTCTGCTTTTAAAAAAACGCCAGTAAGACTGTCGGAGAACACTCTGCAAAAGGATACAAAACATTCTGTATTGACGAGTCAACCTACTGCATATCTCCGATAG
- the fen gene encoding flap endonuclease-1, whose protein sequence is MGLDLKPLVEPAQIKLEELSNKVIAIDAYNAIYQFLAIIRGQAGEHLTDSSGRITSHLSGLFYRNVNLLSLGIKPVYIFDGKPPSLKYAEIERRRQVKLEATVKYEQALKEGRFEEARKYAQFTSVIQDYMIDDAKRLLNSLGIPNVDAPSEGEATAANLTIIGVAYASASQDFDSLLFGAKRLIRNVTVSGRRKLPNKQIFINVEPEIITIDQTLQTLGITREQLVDIGILIGTDFNPDGFKGIGPKKALKMIKEHGRLEHIPDMKDKLQEIDYEKIREIFLKPNVASVEKFDFRDPDNDAIIQLLCRERNFSEERVNSALQKLRKATSARSQTLEQWFS, encoded by the coding sequence ATGGGCTTAGATCTAAAACCGCTAGTCGAACCTGCACAGATCAAACTTGAAGAGCTGTCGAACAAGGTAATTGCAATAGATGCGTATAACGCAATCTATCAGTTTCTGGCGATCATAAGGGGGCAGGCCGGAGAGCATCTTACCGATAGCTCTGGGAGGATTACAAGCCATTTGAGCGGATTGTTTTACAGGAACGTTAACCTACTATCTCTGGGTATTAAACCGGTTTATATTTTTGATGGCAAACCTCCGTCGCTAAAGTATGCAGAGATAGAGAGAAGGAGGCAGGTTAAGTTAGAGGCTACCGTAAAGTATGAACAGGCGTTGAAGGAGGGAAGGTTCGAAGAAGCAAGAAAGTATGCTCAGTTCACTTCGGTTATACAGGACTATATGATAGACGACGCAAAGAGGTTACTGAATTCATTGGGCATACCTAATGTAGACGCACCCTCTGAAGGGGAGGCCACTGCAGCAAATCTTACAATTATTGGTGTAGCATATGCATCTGCAAGCCAGGATTTTGATTCATTATTGTTTGGAGCAAAACGCTTGATCAGAAATGTGACTGTTAGCGGAAGAAGAAAGCTGCCAAACAAGCAGATATTCATAAACGTTGAACCTGAAATAATTACCATCGATCAAACCCTTCAGACGCTTGGCATAACTAGAGAACAACTTGTTGACATTGGCATTCTTATTGGCACGGACTTTAATCCAGACGGTTTTAAGGGTATAGGACCTAAGAAGGCACTTAAGATGATCAAAGAACATGGCAGACTAGAGCACATACCGGATATGAAGGATAAGTTGCAGGAAATAGATTATGAAAAAATACGTGAGATATTTCTTAAACCCAATGTTGCAAGTGTAGAGAAGTTTGATTTCAGAGATCCTGACAATGATGCTATTATACAACTGTTATGCAGAGAAAGGAACTTTTCCGAGGAAAGGGTGAATTCTGCACTTCAGAAATTAAGGAAGGCTACCAGTGCACGAAGCCAGACACTTGAGCAGTGGTTCAGTTAA